The window CGCCATGGCCTGGGCGTGGGCCAGACGCTGGCGCACCGTCAGGGCTAAGATCGGAGGCCGGCTGTTCCGATTTGTCAACTCCACGGCCGTCAGCCCGCTCTATGGCGCAGCTTTGTGAGTCCACTCGGATAAAATCGTTGTTGCAACCGATTTCATCCGAATTCACGGCTCACAGCCTGCGGTTCAGAGGGCACACCGAGGCTGCTCTATTCCCACCACGCCGCCCGGCGTTCGCGCTGTTCACCCCCAAAGGAACGGCGACCGCCTTAGCATGGCCACATGGCCCTGCACCCTGACCTGAAGTTCCCCACGCCCCACGAACTCGACACCCTGACTCCAGGGGAACTGGCCGGGCGCATGAACGCGCTGTCGGGCACACTGGGAGCGCGCCTGGGCATTGAATTTACCGAGGTCAGCCGCGAGCGCGTGGTGGCCAGAATGCCGGTAGAAGGGAACCGCCAGCCCGCCGGCCGCCTGCATGGCGGCGCCAACCTCGCCCTGGCCGAGGAATTGGCCAGCGTCGGCTCGTGGATGAACCTGGACCCCACGCGGCAGGTGGCCGTCGGCGTGGACCTGAACGGCACCCATGTGCGCGGGGTGACCGGCGGCTGGGTCACCGGCGAGGGGACCCTGGCCTACCGGGGGCGCACCGTGCTGGTCTGGGCCATTGAGGTCAAGGATGAGCGGGGCCGCGTGACCAGCCTGGCGCGCTGCACCTGCAACGTGATTGCGGT of the Deinococcus betulae genome contains:
- a CDS encoding PaaI family thioesterase; its protein translation is MALHPDLKFPTPHELDTLTPGELAGRMNALSGTLGARLGIEFTEVSRERVVARMPVEGNRQPAGRLHGGANLALAEELASVGSWMNLDPTRQVAVGVDLNGTHVRGVTGGWVTGEGTLAYRGRTVLVWAIEVKDERGRVTSLARCTCNVIAVGA